In Natronococcus sp. AD-5, the genomic window AGAAGCGCTCAGGGAAAGTCGAGACGCTGATCGAATCGATCGAGGACGAGCCGCTCGAGGGGGCCGTCGGAATCGGGCACACCCGCTGGAGCACCCACGGGCCGCCGACCGACGAGAACGCCCACCCCCACACCGACAGCACCGAAGACGTGGCCGTCGTCCACAACGGCATCATCGAGAACTACGCGGAGCTCCGGGGTCGCCTGCGGACGAGCGGTTACGAGTTTACGAGCGACACCGACACCGAGGTCGTCCCGCACCTCATCCAGTACTATCTCGACGAGGGACTCGAGAACGAGGCGGCGTTCCGGCGGGCGATCGAGGAACTGGAGGGCAGTTACGCGATCACGGCGATGCTCTCCGGCGAACACGTCCTCTACGCGGCCCGGCAGGGCTCGCCGCTCGTCGTCGGCATCGAGGACGGCGAGTACTTCCTCGCGAGCGACGTTCCCGCCTTCCTCGAGTACACCGACAGCGTCGTCTACCTCGAGGACGGCGACGTCGTCGTCGTCGACGGGGACGGCGTCGAGTTCACGGACCTCGAGGGGAACCCGGTCGACCGCGAGCCCGAGACCGTCGAGTGGGACCCCGAAGAAGCCGGCAAGGGCGAGTACGACCACTTCATGCTCAAGGAGATCCACGAGCAGCCGACGTCGCTCGCCCAGGCGATCGAGGGCCGGATCGACCCCGAGAACGGCCGGATCGCGCTGGCCGACTTCGGTCCGGGCACGTTCGCGGACGTCTCGAGCGTCCAGTTCGTCGCCTGTGGCACGTCCTACCACGCCGCGCTGTACGGCTCGCTCTCGCTCAACCGGGCCGGCGTTCACTCGACCGCGCTCCTCGCCAACGAGTACGGCGTCGCCGCGCCGCCGGTCGACGGCGAGACCCTCGTGGTCGCCGTCACCCAGAGCGGCGAGACCGCCGACACCCTGAGCGCGCTTCGCCGGGCCAACGCGAACGGCGCGTACACGGTGACGGTCACGAACGTCGTCGGCTCGACCGCCGCCCGCGAAGCCGACGACGCACTCTTCATTCGCGCGGGGCCGGAGATCGGCGTCGCCGCGACCAAGACGTTCTCCTCGCAGGCCGTGATGCTCACGCTGCTCGGACAGCGCATCGCCGCCGACCGGTGGGGCGAACCGACCGCCGACCTCGAGTCGCTGCTCCCGGATCTCGCGGCGATGCCCGACGAGATCGATCGGGTGCTCGAATCGTCGGACGCCGCGTCGATCGCCGACCGTTACCGGGGGAGCCAGTCGTACTTCTTCATCGGACGCGGCCTCGGCTACCCGGTCGCGCTCGAGGGCGCGCTGAAGTTCAAGGAGATCACCTACGAGCACGCCGAGGGGTTCGCCGCCGGCGAACTCAAACACGGCCCGCTCGCGCTGGTGACGCCGGAGACGCCGGTGTTCGTCGTCTTCACCGGCGACGAGGACGAGAAGACGCTGAACAACGCCGAGGAAGCGCAGACCCGCGGCGCGCCGCTTATCGCGATCTGTCCGCCGGACCACCCGGCGCTCGAGATCGCGGACGCCCACCTCGAGATCTCCGATACGGACGAGGCGCTCGCCGGACTGCTCGCGAACGTCCAGCTGCAGTTGGTCTCCTATTACGCCGCGGACCTGCTGGAACGGCCGATCGACAAGCCGCGGAACCTGGCGAAGAGCGTGACCGTCGAGTAACGCGCCGCGATCGCGACTCGCAATTTTCACATTTTCACAGGAAGTTCTCGCGCGGAGTCGCTCGTCCGTCGGTCGCACGTCGACTCGAGAACGGATCGCCGAGACGTCGGAGCGCGAGACCACCCCCATCGCCTCGACCCCGACGACGACTCTCGTACGACCCGTGCCCGAACCCGATCGGAATCGTCCGTGGAGGGTCCGCGGCATCGAGTATCGGGCTCGATCGCTGCCCTCCAGGAGCGCTAGCAATCCACAAGATCATAAACCCTTCACCCGAGTTATAACGGTTGTGTACGATGCAACGGGAGACAACGGAGGGGTAGCGACGGTCGTGAACCCTAGCGGTCGCGTTCGATGACTTCGCCGGGCATCGTCGTCGCACCGCTGTCGAGTTTTAGCCCCGGCGTCAGGCTCGTGTTAATTCCGGTCTTGGCGCCGTCGCCGACGACCACGCCGAACTTTCGGCGGTTCGTCGAGACCCGGTCGCCCTTGACGGTGAACTTCACGTCGCCGTCGTCGTGTCGGAGGTTGGCGACGGTCGTCCCCGCGCCGAAGTTGACGTCCCGCCCGAGGACGCTATCACCGACGTACGAGAGGTGACTGACCGACGCGTCGCGCGAGACGACGCTGTTTTTCACTTCGACTGCGTTCCCGACCGTCGCCCCTTCTTCGATCAGCGTCGCGCCGCGAACGTACGCGTTCGGCCCGACCGTCGCACCCGACCGGATCAGCGCCGGTCCCTCGATCAGGGCGCCGGGCTTGACGGTCGCACCCTCTTCGACGACCACGTTCCCCTCCAGGTGAGCCGCGTCGCTCACGTCGCCGTCGACGCGCCCCTCGAGTTCGCCCAGCTTCCACTCGTTCGCCTCGAGCAGCTCCCAGGGGCGGCCGACGTCCATCCAGCGCTCGAGCGTGACCGGCGAGACGGTGAACTGGTCGATCACTTTCGCGAGCACGTCCGTGATCTCGTGTTCGCCGCGTTCGCTCGCCGGCACGTCGAGCCACTCCTTTGCCTCCGCCGGGAACGCGTAGGCGCCCGCGTTCGCGAGATTCGTCGGCGGGTCCGCCGGTTTCTCGACGATGTCGGTGACCGCGCCGTCGTTCGTGCTGAGCACGCCGTAGCTGCGCGGGTTCTCGACCTCGATCGCACAGACGGCCGGACACTCCGTGAAGAGCCGGTCGATCGCTTCCTGGTCGTAGAGGTTGTCGCCGTTCAGCACGGCGAAGGGGCCCTCGAGGTGGTCGCTGGCGGCGTTGACGGCGTGTGCCGTCCCGGCCTGTTCCTCCTGAATCGCGTACGAGACGGGCACGCCGCGGTACTCGGTGCCGAAGTACTCCTCGACCGTCTCGGCTTCGTAGCCGATGACGAGAATGATCTCGTCCGCGCCGGCGTCGACGGCGGCGTCGACGGTGTGGGCGGCGAGGGGGCGGTCGGCGACGGGCAACATCGGTTTCGGCACTGACGCGGAGAGCGGTCGAATCCGCGTCCCTTCTCCTGCTGCGAGAACGACAGCTTTCATTGCATCCGCATTGTTCGATAGCCCCGATTAATATACGGACGCTAATCGTCCGCTCGTCTGAGATGCCGGCCGATCGGCTCGAGACCGCGAGCGCGACGGGACCGGCGCCCGCGTTTCCCGACACGGCACGAGTACGCCCCGGAACCCGAGGGTCCGGTCGGCCCTCCCTCGACCGATACCGCTGTTTATGCCTCGTTAACGGGTCCATTACTGTTCAGAAATGTAGAATTTCCACGGAACGAACCCGTAACGACGCCGATCTCGGTGTACCCGATCGTCACCCGCTATTGCGGGCCGAATGGGGGTGAAATATCGGACTAATTTTCAGCGCGTTCGTTATGGCGTCTATAGTAAATACCGTTCTGTGATTAGCCGCTGGTGATGTCGACGGAACCAACCGACGTGAAGTGGACTCCGATGTCGTCCGGGCAGCAAACGACTTCCCCGCGCTGCGTCAACTGCGGCCACCAGGTAACCCGGCAGTTCGCCCGGGTCTTCGGCGACAATCGGGACGTCGTCCACGCGTGTCCCGAGTGTGCGACGTACCGGGAGATGAAGACGTCCGACTTTATTCCGGAAGAGCGCCGATAGGCTACCAGCACCGATCCCGCGCAGTACCGCTCGTGTCTACCGATCGTTTTGTCGCGCCAGACGATTCGTTCCCGCGTCGGACGGGTCACTCGGGGGGGTGACCCGCGTCCGCCACGCTCCGTACGATACCCGTCGCGGTCTCGAACACCGCGTCTGCGTCGGACTCGTCTCGCGCTTCCGCCGTCACCCGTACCACCGGTTCGGTTCCGCTCGCGCGAATGAGGAACCAGCCGTCGTCCGTTTCGACGCGCACGCCGTCTAAGGTATCGACATCGCCGTATCGGTCGCTGACCGCCGTTCCCACCGCGTCCATGACGGCGCCCTTGTCCGCGACCTCGATCGACGTCCGTCGAATCGGATACTGCTCGATTTCGCCGGCGAGCGCCGACAGCGGTCTGTCGGCCGAGACCAGTTCGACGAGTTTGCAGGCGGCCAGCGGCCCGTCGGGACAGCGGGTCTCCTCGGGCCAGATCCACGCGCCGCTCGGTTCGCCGCCGAAGACGACGCCGTCCTCGGTCGTTCGCTCCGCCACGTAAACGTCCCCGACCTGCGTCCGGGTGAGCGAGGCGCCGGCCGCCGACAGCGCGTCGTCGACCGCGAGGCTCGTGTCGACGGGCGCCGCAACTCGGTCGCCGTCGCCCGCTGCTTCGCGGGCGAACAGGGCGAGCAGCGCGTCCTTCGGGACGAAGGTCCCGGTTTCGTCGACGGCCATCATCCGATCCGCGTCGCCGTCGTGAGCGATTCCGAGATCCGCGTCCGTTCCCTCGACGACGGTCATGAGCGTCCCGAGCGTCTCCCGGTTCGGCTCGCTCGGCCGGCCCGGGAACGAACCGTCCGGCTGTCCGTTCAGCGTCCGGACCGTACAGCCGAGCCGGGACAGCACCGCGGCCGTAACGGTCCCGGCTCCGTTTCCGATGTCGACGACGACGCTCGGTTCCCCCTCGAGTTCGACCGCCCCCTCGAGTCGGGCTGCGTGGTACTCGCGGACGTGTTCGCGGCGCTCTCTGATGCCCTGCCCGTCCCAGTCGGCCAGGTCGTAGTCGGCCTCGCGGACGCGACGGGAGATCGACGCCCGTTTCTCGGGACCGAACGCCTTCCCCGAGGGCGTCCAGAGCTTGATTCCGTTGTCGGTCTTCGGGTTGTGCGACGCCGTGATGACGATCCCCGCGTCCGCCTCGAGGTGGGCGATCGACCGGGCGATCGTCGGCGTCGCCTCGACGCCGACCTCGAGGACGTCGGAGCCGCACTCCTGGAGGCCCGCAGCGAGCGCGTCGACGAGGGTTCGTCCGCTGTCGCGGACGTCGCGTCCGACGACGACGCGCTCGTAGCCGTCGGACGCGACCGCGCGGCCGACGGACAGCGCGAGTTCGGCCGTAACGTCCGTTCCGACGGTTCCACGAATACCACTGGTCCCGAACATACACGTCCGTGACGATGGCCATCGGGTTAATATGTGTCGACTACAGTCTGTGCCGTCCGTCGATTACTCGCTCGCGTTGACGTGTCGACGCGCGTCGGTCGCCGTTCCGGCCGCCGGGTCGGTAGCCGTAGATTAGCGCGTAATCGAACTCGACTGCGCCGTCGGGAGGGCGTTAGTCGCTCCCTATATTTCTGAACCGTCGGTATCGTATATACGTAGTCGGGACGCCACGTCGAAGCAGGAATGTACGCAGAGCGAGACGCTTCCCGCCCACGCGCGAGGTCCGTGACAGTTCCAACCCGCCGCGTCCGCACCGAGACGTCGAACTCCGCTCCGTCCGAGCGAACCGGACCTACCGGTCGTTCCCGCCGCCGATGAGTGCGACGGAACAGGACGTCAAAGGCGGATCGGAGGCGGACGCCGTCGTATCCGAGCTCCCGCCCAGTTCGAAGCTCGTCTACAAGGTCCTCGAGTACGAGGGATCGATGACCCAGGAGGAAATCGCGGCCGAATCGCGGCTCTGTCCGCGAACCGTCCGGTACGCGCTCGGCAAACTCGAGGACCGCGACCTGGTCGCCAGCCGGGTCAGCCTCGCGGACGCGCGCCAGTCGAAGTACTGGATCGAGGAGTAGCCGGCTCGAAGGCCCGACACGGGACGCGGCGACTGTTCTCGGACGAACGAAAGAAGCGACGCTAGCGGAGCTTCCGGTACCGGTCGATCAGCAGGTCGAGCCCGAACGAACCGGACGTGATCGTGTAGTTGGTCTCGAGCCGCGGATTGAACTTCGCCTTGTACCGGTTGATGCTCGGAACGCCCGCGCCGACGAGGTCGTAGTAGTCGAGACCGTCCCGGAGCCCGTCGCGCATGACGTGCCAGTCGAGCAGGTCGTTGATCGGGAGGTCGATCCCGGTATCCGGCTTGACTCCGCCCTGCCAGCGGTACCGCGTCGTCTGCGACTCGACGACCAGGATGCCGCCGACGAACTCGCCGTCGACCCGGCAGACGTACGGCCTGATCGCGCCGTCGGGGAGGCGCCTGTGGACCGCACGAGCGAAGTCGGGGTTCAACTGGAACGACCGACCCTGGTTCTCGTAGCGGTTGGCGACCTGCTCGACGATGCGCTCGACGTCGTCGTTGTCGCCCTCCTCGACAACGTAGGCGTCCTCGTCGGCGTTCCGGATGTTGTTCCTGGCGTCGCCGCTGAACCGTTTCAGGAGCGCTTCTTCCGAGCCCTCGAGGTCGACGACGTAGGTGTACCCCGGCTCGACGTCGTACTCGCTCCAGACGAACGGACGGACGTCGTCGAACTCCGCGGCGACGAACTTCGCGTACTGGGGCGAAATCGCGCCGTCGATCCACTCGATACAGCCCTCGAGGAACTGCTGGATGCGCCGGTCCGCCTTGCGCTGTTTGAGCTTGTCGACGTTCAGTAGCGACGGGCCGAGGTAACAGGACCACGACCGGGGCGCGGGCGAGAACGCGCCGGTGATCGGTCCCTTGGAGTACTCGAAGATCGGAAAGATCCCGACGGCCTCCTGACCCTTGAACCCGGTGAGCAGGTACGGCGTCGTGCCGGTGTCCTCGGCCTGCAGTCGGACGGCTTCCGCTCGACTGAACGGATTCGTCCCGTCGGATCGCTCGACGTAGCGGTTCCACTCGTCGGCGTCCGCGTCCGGATCGAGGACGGTGATGTCGACGCTCATCGTCAGAGGTACCCCAGGTCGGAGAGCCGATCCTCGACGGCCGCATCGTCGGTTACGGTGATCGGCTCCGGCTCGTAGGCCGGGTATCTGGTCACGGCGCTCTCCTCGACGACCGGCAGGGTCGTCCCGTCCATCTCGGCGTCGATCGGGACGTCGAACAGCGAGCAGATCGTCGGCGCGACGTCGAAGATCGTCGCGCCCTCGAGCGACGCCGTCTCGTCGAACGCCGAACCGGCGGCCGCGACGACGCCGGTCCGCTTGTGGTTCCAGGGCTCCATCGGTTCGCCGAACTGCGGCTGGTCGAGATCTGCCACGATCGCGTTGTCGAACCCGGCGGGAACGGTCACGATGTCGGGACCGTTGTCGAGGAACGGGCCGCTGAAGTAGTGCTCCCGCGGTTCGACCGAGTCGAACACCGGCTCGCCGTCGGGCGTCCGAACCGCCGACAGCTCCTCGACGAGCTCCGCGCGGACGGCCTCGTACTCGGCGTGTGGCACCCGGCCGTTCGGCTCGCGTCCCTCGAGGTTGATCCGGACGCCGAGTTCGCTCTTCGAGCGGACGTACGCCCGAGAGTTCGGGAAGTCGACCTGCGTACTGGCCGCCCGGATCACGTCGTTCGGCACGCGGCGACCGATCGGTTCTTTCAGCCCGACCAGGTCGAGCGCGTTGGCAACTCGCTGGGTGGTGATTCCGAATTTCGCGGCGACGTTCATCACCCGCTCGAGCGGAGTCACTTCGTGCTCGCCCGCGTCCTCGCCCTCGAGGAGGTCGTTCTCCCAGGCTCGCGACCAGTCGGGCATCCCGTCGCCGCCGCTCCGTCCGGTGAGATACCCGTCGTCTCGAAGGCGTTCGTTGATCCGGAACTCGCGACCGGTGACTCTTCCCATGCCGTGGTCGCTGACGATCAGCACGTTCTCCGGATCGTGGCGCTCGATCGTCTCCGCGATCTGGCGATCCACCTCGCGGTAGACGGCCTCGACGACCGCCCTCTCGCCCGGGCGCTCGTGGAAGATCGAGTCGGTCTGCTGGAACTGGAGGAAGCCGAACTCGGGTTCGAAGCGCCGACAGAGGTACCGGAACGCCTTCCCGCGAAGTTCGACCGTCCGTTCGTACCCCTCGATCGATCGATCCGGCTCGGGACCGCTCTGGGGGTAGATTCGGTAGTCGCCGCAGGCCTTTTCGACGTCCTCGAGGATTCCCTCGGGGTGACAGTCCGGGTCCTCGGGTGCGGTCATCCCCGGGATCAACGCGCCGTCGAACTCCCGCGCCGGATGCGTGACGGGGAGGTTGACGACGACGCTCGAGATCCCGTGCTCGCTCAGGAGTTCCCAGACGGGGCGTTCGCGAACGTGCGTCGCGTTGACCACGTTCCAGTCGTAACCGTCGAACGAGAGGAAATCGAAGACGCCGTGTTTGCCGGGGTTCTTCCCGGTGTACATCGAAGGCCAGGCGCTGGCCGTCCACGGCGGGATCTGCGACTCGAGCGGTCCGCTGGTCCCCGTCTCGAACAGTCGTTGCAACGTCGGAATCTCCCCGGCCTCGAACAGCGGCTCGAGAACCGGACGACAGCCGGCGTCGAGGCCGATGACGAGGAGACGAAAGTCGCTTCCGTCGTTCGAACCATCCATGGACAAATATGCCGTCCGTTCGTGCTTTGTTATGCAACTGCTGGACGGCTGTAAGCCCGCACTGTACTTTTCGTGGCTAGATCGGTCGAATATCCCGATCAGCTGTAAGCACCGCCTGTCGCTGACGGCGGTGGTGTATCGTCCGCATCACTAAGACGGTCCTTCAGATAGTAGTTTGCTGTCATGACTGTATCGCTCCTGATGATTATCAAAGCGACCACCCGAGGCGTATGATAGAAACGCTCTCCTTGCTCCTCTGCGTTCTCGCGGGACGATCGACCGGTCTCGAGTCGTCCGGTCCGACCGGCATCGAGGCGTTCGTCGAGCAGCACGCACGCGACGTCACGTACTACGGTTCGGGGAAGGCGGCGCTCCGAGACGGCCTGGCCTCGATCGCCGAACCCGGACAGAACGTCCTCGTTCCCGCGTACCTTCCCGACGCGGTCGTCGAGCCGTTTTGCGAACTCGGACTCGAGCCGCGACGTTACCGAATCAAGGAAACCCTCGCTCCGGACCTGGCCGACGTCGAGCGCCGGATCGACGCCGACACGGTCGCCGTCATGTCGGTCAACTACTTCGGCTTTCCCCAGCCCGGGCTCGACGAGCTCACCGCGCTGATCGACGAGCACGGGTGTTACCACATCGACGACAACGCTCACGCGCCGCTCAGCGTCGTCGACGGCACCCTGCTCGGCACGCGCGGAGATCTGGGAATAACCAGCCTCCGGAAGCTCCTCCCGATCCCGGACGGGGCGCTGCTCTACTGTAACAGCGACGGCGTCCGCGAGCGATTCGAACCGTCGTCGCTCTCGGGCGTCCACGAGCGGTTCGACGCCAGCGACTGCCAGTTCGTCGCCAAGTCCCTCGCCGTCGACGTGTTCAGCGCGGACGACAGGGTTCGTCGGTCGGTCGACGCGCTCGTCACCGGCCGTCGGAATTCGCTCGCAGCGGCGAATCCGGCCGACCGGTACGAGGCCGGGAAACGACCCATGTCGAAGCTCTCGGCGCGCGTCGTCGATAATTCCGACCCGAAAGCGATCCGGTCCGCTCGACGAGAGAACTACCGGACCTGGCGACGGGTGCTCGCGTCGCGGGACGATCTCGAGGTTCGCTGGGAGTCGCTACCCGACGGAATCTGCCCGCAGGTCTTTCCCGTTCGAACGCGCGACCCGGAACGATTTCTCGCGGAACTCGAGGGGGTGGGGATGCGCGGCGCCCACACCTGGCCGCGACTCGCCGAGTCCGTCCGCACGGACCCGACCTACGAGACGTCGACGGCCCTCGCTCGAGAGACCGTCGTTCTCCCGGTCCAGCAGTGCGTCGATCCGTCGTCGATCAGGG contains:
- the glmS gene encoding glutamine--fructose-6-phosphate transaminase (isomerizing) codes for the protein MCGIIGRVGDGNALETLLAGLENLEYRGYDSAGVAVQNGSGIDVQKRSGKVETLIESIEDEPLEGAVGIGHTRWSTHGPPTDENAHPHTDSTEDVAVVHNGIIENYAELRGRLRTSGYEFTSDTDTEVVPHLIQYYLDEGLENEAAFRRAIEELEGSYAITAMLSGEHVLYAARQGSPLVVGIEDGEYFLASDVPAFLEYTDSVVYLEDGDVVVVDGDGVEFTDLEGNPVDREPETVEWDPEEAGKGEYDHFMLKEIHEQPTSLAQAIEGRIDPENGRIALADFGPGTFADVSSVQFVACGTSYHAALYGSLSLNRAGVHSTALLANEYGVAAPPVDGETLVVAVTQSGETADTLSALRRANANGAYTVTVTNVVGSTAAREADDALFIRAGPEIGVAATKTFSSQAVMLTLLGQRIAADRWGEPTADLESLLPDLAAMPDEIDRVLESSDAASIADRYRGSQSYFFIGRGLGYPVALEGALKFKEITYEHAEGFAAGELKHGPLALVTPETPVFVVFTGDEDEKTLNNAEEAQTRGAPLIAICPPDHPALEIADAHLEISDTDEALAGLLANVQLQLVSYYAADLLERPIDKPRNLAKSVTVE
- the glmU gene encoding bifunctional sugar-1-phosphate nucleotidylyltransferase/acetyltransferase, which codes for MKAVVLAAGEGTRIRPLSASVPKPMLPVADRPLAAHTVDAAVDAGADEIILVIGYEAETVEEYFGTEYRGVPVSYAIQEEQAGTAHAVNAASDHLEGPFAVLNGDNLYDQEAIDRLFTECPAVCAIEVENPRSYGVLSTNDGAVTDIVEKPADPPTNLANAGAYAFPAEAKEWLDVPASERGEHEITDVLAKVIDQFTVSPVTLERWMDVGRPWELLEANEWKLGELEGRVDGDVSDAAHLEGNVVVEEGATVKPGALIEGPALIRSGATVGPNAYVRGATLIEEGATVGNAVEVKNSVVSRDASVSHLSYVGDSVLGRDVNFGAGTTVANLRHDDGDVKFTVKGDRVSTNRRKFGVVVGDGAKTGINTSLTPGLKLDSGATTMPGEVIERDR
- a CDS encoding DUF7563 family protein, which translates into the protein MSTEPTDVKWTPMSSGQQTTSPRCVNCGHQVTRQFARVFGDNRDVVHACPECATYREMKTSDFIPEERR
- the glmM gene encoding phosphoglucosamine mutase — protein: MFGTSGIRGTVGTDVTAELALSVGRAVASDGYERVVVGRDVRDSGRTLVDALAAGLQECGSDVLEVGVEATPTIARSIAHLEADAGIVITASHNPKTDNGIKLWTPSGKAFGPEKRASISRRVREADYDLADWDGQGIRERREHVREYHAARLEGAVELEGEPSVVVDIGNGAGTVTAAVLSRLGCTVRTLNGQPDGSFPGRPSEPNRETLGTLMTVVEGTDADLGIAHDGDADRMMAVDETGTFVPKDALLALFAREAAGDGDRVAAPVDTSLAVDDALSAAGASLTRTQVGDVYVAERTTEDGVVFGGEPSGAWIWPEETRCPDGPLAACKLVELVSADRPLSALAGEIEQYPIRRTSIEVADKGAVMDAVGTAVSDRYGDVDTLDGVRVETDDGWFLIRASGTEPVVRVTAEARDESDADAVFETATGIVRSVADAGHPPE
- a CDS encoding MarR family transcriptional regulator; translated protein: MSATEQDVKGGSEADAVVSELPPSSKLVYKVLEYEGSMTQEEIAAESRLCPRTVRYALGKLEDRDLVASRVSLADARQSKYWIEE
- a CDS encoding lipid II:glycine glycyltransferase FemX, which produces MSVDITVLDPDADADEWNRYVERSDGTNPFSRAEAVRLQAEDTGTTPYLLTGFKGQEAVGIFPIFEYSKGPITGAFSPAPRSWSCYLGPSLLNVDKLKQRKADRRIQQFLEGCIEWIDGAISPQYAKFVAAEFDDVRPFVWSEYDVEPGYTYVVDLEGSEEALLKRFSGDARNNIRNADEDAYVVEEGDNDDVERIVEQVANRYENQGRSFQLNPDFARAVHRRLPDGAIRPYVCRVDGEFVGGILVVESQTTRYRWQGGVKPDTGIDLPINDLLDWHVMRDGLRDGLDYYDLVGAGVPSINRYKAKFNPRLETNYTITSGSFGLDLLIDRYRKLR
- a CDS encoding alkaline phosphatase family protein, with product MDGSNDGSDFRLLVIGLDAGCRPVLEPLFEAGEIPTLQRLFETGTSGPLESQIPPWTASAWPSMYTGKNPGKHGVFDFLSFDGYDWNVVNATHVRERPVWELLSEHGISSVVVNLPVTHPAREFDGALIPGMTAPEDPDCHPEGILEDVEKACGDYRIYPQSGPEPDRSIEGYERTVELRGKAFRYLCRRFEPEFGFLQFQQTDSIFHERPGERAVVEAVYREVDRQIAETIERHDPENVLIVSDHGMGRVTGREFRINERLRDDGYLTGRSGGDGMPDWSRAWENDLLEGEDAGEHEVTPLERVMNVAAKFGITTQRVANALDLVGLKEPIGRRVPNDVIRAASTQVDFPNSRAYVRSKSELGVRINLEGREPNGRVPHAEYEAVRAELVEELSAVRTPDGEPVFDSVEPREHYFSGPFLDNGPDIVTVPAGFDNAIVADLDQPQFGEPMEPWNHKRTGVVAAAGSAFDETASLEGATIFDVAPTICSLFDVPIDAEMDGTTLPVVEESAVTRYPAYEPEPITVTDDAAVEDRLSDLGYL
- a CDS encoding DegT/DnrJ/EryC1/StrS family aminotransferase, whose protein sequence is MIETLSLLLCVLAGRSTGLESSGPTGIEAFVEQHARDVTYYGSGKAALRDGLASIAEPGQNVLVPAYLPDAVVEPFCELGLEPRRYRIKETLAPDLADVERRIDADTVAVMSVNYFGFPQPGLDELTALIDEHGCYHIDDNAHAPLSVVDGTLLGTRGDLGITSLRKLLPIPDGALLYCNSDGVRERFEPSSLSGVHERFDASDCQFVAKSLAVDVFSADDRVRRSVDALVTGRRNSLAAANPADRYEAGKRPMSKLSARVVDNSDPKAIRSARRENYRTWRRVLASRDDLEVRWESLPDGICPQVFPVRTRDPERFLAELEGVGMRGAHTWPRLAESVRTDPTYETSTALARETVVLPVQQCVDPSSIRAVGEKLRR